In the genome of Raphanus sativus cultivar WK10039 chromosome 4, ASM80110v3, whole genome shotgun sequence, one region contains:
- the LOC130510905 gene encoding heat stress transcription factor A-7a yields MNPFQLQEGDPPPKPVEGLHEIGPPPFLIKTFEIVEDPNTDHIVSWNRGGTSFVVWDLHSFSTFLLPRHFKHSNFSSFIRQLNTYGFRKIEAERWEFANDGFLLGQRQLLKFIKRRASFGSSSPSINDPCTELRREKQLLMMELVCLRQQQQTTRRYIKAMEQRIEAAERKQRQMMSFLARAMQSPSFLHQLLKQRDMRLKEIEDEAAERERCSSMSELETLALEMQGYGKQKNVKEEEDMVVERELDDGFWEELLSNESLASTSSY; encoded by the exons ATGAATCCGTTTCAGCTCCAAGAAGGTGATCCACCACCAAAACCAGTCGAAGGATTACACGAGATTGGACCGCCACCGTTTCTAATCAAGACATTCGAGATTGTGGAGGATCCAAACACAGACCACATCGTATCTTGGAACAGAGGAGGTACTAGTTTTGTCGTTTGGGATTTGCATTCTTTCTCAACGTTTCTTCTCCCTCGACACTTCAAACACAGCAATTTCTCAAGTTTCATCAGACAGCTTAACACTTAT gGTTTCAGAAAAATAGAAGCAGAAAGGTGGGAATTTGCAAACGATGGGTTCTTGTTAGGACAGAGACAGTTATTGAAGTTCATCAAGAGACGAGCTTCCTTCGGTTCATCGTCTCCATCGATCAATGATCCTTGTACCGAACTTCGTAGGGAGAAGCAGTTGTTAATGATGGAGCTGGTGTGTCTGAGACAACAGCAACAAACCACGAGGAGATACATCAAAGCTATGGAACAGAGGATTGAAGCAGCAGAGAGGAAACAGAGACAGATGATGTCTTTCTTGGCTAGAGCGATGCAGAGCCCTTCGTTTCTGCATCAGCTGCTGAAGCAGAGAGATATGAGACTCAAGGAGATTGAGGATGAGGCGGCAGAGAGAGAAAGATGTTCTTCGATGTCGGAACTTGAAACTCTTGCTTTGGAGATGCAAGGCTATGGGAAACAGAAGAATGTGAAGGAAGAAGAGGATATGGTGGTCGAGAGAGAACTGGATGATGGTTTCTGGGAAGAGTTGCTTAGTAATGAGAGTTTGGCTTCGACTTCTAGCTATTAG